ACGAGCAATCTCTTGACGGTGAGGCAAGCTGATTACTTCTTCATAATATTGGATGAGCTTTTTAATTTGCTCCAGCATAACGTTTTTCCTTCTTTCTTATAAAATTTACCACTGACTCGTATCTGCGAAGGATGAGGAAAAGGGTTCATCTGTCTTTGATCCCTTTTCCTTTCCTACCCCTTTGAACGATCAAAGTTTAATCGTCGATATTTTGCTGTGCATTACCACTTAATACGGAGAACGCAGTAATAATAATCCAAATAGCAAAAACAAAAATGATGGCCCCGAGTACAAATAATAATGTATTCGGCTCTGTTCCAGCCCACGACCATTCAAACATCACTTGCTGGAACATGGCATATAGCGTCATCACCATTACAAATATCATTGGAATTATCACAACAGCATAATTTCTTCCCAGCCGCTTTAACCAAACAGCAATTAACATTAAACTAATCGCTGCTAATAATTGGTTTGCTGTTCCAAATAATGGCCATAGTTGATAACCTCCGGATCCAAAACCTTTAGGTCCTTCAGGAAGTAAAACAAGTGCTGCACTTGATAAAACAGCAATGGATGTTGCAACATGGGTTTTCGTTAATATTGGCAATTTGTACTCACTGCCTAATTCTGCAATGATATAGCGCATTAGCCGTACAGAAGTATCCAAGGTAGTTGCAGCAAAACTAACAACAATAATGGAAACGATCGTTACCGCGACATCAGCTGGAATTCCAATTCCTCCTGCTAGTACAGCAGCAGCTTCTACAAAAGTCCCCAAACCGTCAGCATTTGCATTCGCAAAACTACTGTAAACCGCTGAAAAATCAGCAGTACTAGTAAAAAATGTCGCTACAGCAATGATTGATACCAATGCTAAAATCCCTTCTCCAACTGCTCCAGCATAACCAACAAATCGGGCATCTGTTTCCTTATCTAGTTGTTTGGAAGACGTTCCAGATGAAACAAGCCCATGAAAGCCTGATATAGCTCCACAAGCAATCGTAATAAATAATAATGGAAGCCATGGCGTATCCGCATGAGGGTTCGTCACTGGCGCTGTCATTTCTGGATTGATAAAGATTAATCCCAAGTATAAAATTGCTAAACCAACGACAAGCTGGTGTGAATTAATAAAATCTCTTGGTTGTAACAATTTCCATACCGGAAGTGTTGAAGCAATATACACATAAACCATTAAGATAATAATCCAAATAAAGAATGCTGAGGAAACAGCGCCTAACCCAAATATTCCAGCACTCCCTTCTCCTCCCATCCATTGAACAAGGTCTATTTGCATCCATTCCATCTTGCTAGATAATATCGCTGCAAGATACATAACAGCCAATGCTATAACTGAAGGTACAAGCATCTTAATGTTTCGTTTATACACCGCATAACCAATCCAAATAGCTAAAGGAATTTGAATAAATACTGGTAGTACACTTGCGGGATAAGAAATAAATAAGTTGGATATCACCCACGCAAATACAGCATTAACCATAAGTACAAGAATTAAAATAATAAATAAAAACAGAATTTTCGCTCGCTGTCCAATGAGTCGATGTGCTAATGTACCAACAGATTGCCCCTTATTACGTACAGATAATACAATTGTTCCAAAATCATGTACCCCCGCGGCAAATACAGTGCCGAGAATAACCCATAAAAATGCTGGCAGCCAGCCCCAATATACGGCTATTGCAGGTCCCAATATAGGTGCCGCGCCGGCAACAGATGTAAAGTGATGTCCCCATAACACAAATTTATTCGTTGGTACAAAATCCACCCCATCATTATAGCGATGTGCAGGCGTGAGATAATTAGGATCTAACCGAAAAATCTTCTCCGCTACAAATTTCGAATAATATCGGTACCCTAACGCAAAAACAACCATACCAATAAAAGCTACTAATATACCTGACATACATTCTTCCCCCTTTTGTTAAAAGATAAGAAAGCATAAAATGATGTGCTTATGGATAGCGAAAAAACCGACTAGTCCCGTCCGGCGCATGAGCCCAGCAACTGGGAGACTATAGAAATGCGCCCTACGATAAGGCCTCATCGGTGGTTCGCCTCTAAGAGGAAGGCCGACTAAAAACGTGCTTGCCGCACAGGCGTCGGCATACCCCTGTTTTTAGTGGCATGATTCCTTTATCTTTAGTTGATTCGTTCCATTCGCTACGTTGCTAAACGGGCGCTTGCTCCTTTGTTCATTACGAAACGATCTTGTTAAACATTTATGTGTAATCGCTTTATTTTAGTACGATTTTAGCCTATAATATTTTGAATGTAAAATATTTTGAAACAATTGGTTTAAACTATATAAAATAAAGCGACACCATACATGTCTTTCTCGTATTAAACTAAAAAAATCACTAAAGACACTGCAAATACAGTGCCTTTAAGTAGGGTACATATGGAAAAGTTTTATCAGCTGTACTTATTTACTCGAACTGATGAAAACAATGTTATCGAATTTTTTCTGGATACGTAGAGAAGCTAAACTTTTCTTCAGTTGTTTTTAACTGTGCTATAATACTTTACATGGCCAGCTAGATCTTCCATCTACCCATACACGTATCATAGTACCCATACTGCGATTGATGTTGCTACCAAAAGCCCAGCTATAACTGGGATGAAATTTTTCCTAACAAGCTCCATAACGGATACACCGCAAAACCCTGCTATCGCTACAAGTGAAGACCAGGCAACGAGTGTACCTCCTCCCGTCCAGATAGTCCCCATCTGTCCAATTGCAGCGAGTGTTGCTACATCCATATTATTTGACGATAATGAAGCTGCTAATGCACCTGTTAAAGGGAGCCCTGAAAAACCAGAACCATCTAATCCAGTAATGATCCCAATTATCAAAATACTAACCGCTGCTAGCCATTGATTTTCAGGTAAATATGACTGTGTAGACTGGACTAAATCAAATAAAAATGCAGGGGCGCCCTCTTCGATGCCTAATATTGATCCTGCAAAGTCTGAACTGCCTAAAAAGAAAAACCCTGCTATCGGAATTACTGGTCCCATCGCTTTAAATGCAAACACAAAACCATCTGTAATATGCTTCGTAATGTAGTCCAGAGCTTGCTGCTTTCGAAGAGCCACCGTTGATAATAATAGAAGAATAACAGCAACACCACCAATAAATGCCGCTCCATCTCCTCCTTCAAAACCACTCATTCTCCCAGAATTTAGTTTTTCATAAACCATGTAAATGACAACTGCAGCTAATGTTAAAGGAACGAAAATAGCAAATACTTTACTCCATTTGGTACGTATTTCCTTTTGTGGATCATCAATGGGGTCTTCTTGAGAAGTCTGCATATTAGCTAACTCTTGTACGTTTATTGGATCATCGGCACGACGTATCTTTTTACGAGTGAGTATATACGCTAAGCTAATTGCAATAGTCCCCGTTATAAGCGATAAAATCAGGGCTTGTTCTGCGACTGCCGTTGTTGATACACCAGCCGAAGATGCAGATAAACTTGGCGCTACTTGCACAACATAGTCTGAGGATAAAGCCATCCCTTGCCCAGCTATGGCGATAGCAACTGCTGCTGTAATTGCTGGTAAGCCAGCACGAATAGCAGCTGGTACTAACAAGGCACAAATAAGTGGAACTGCGGGTGTTGGCCAAAAGAATAACGATATGATATACGTTACAACGATCAGGACAAAAAAGGAAATATGTCCATTAACCATGATTCGCTGTATCGGCTGAATCATTCGCTTATCAGCCCCTAGATCTCTGAGAGAATTTAATAATGCAAGCATGAATGTAATGATTAAAAAAATGCTAAATAGTTCTTTTGCGGCAACTAAATTAGCTTGAAAGATAGCCTTAAATCCTTCAATAATACTCCCTTTGTATAACCATGCTATTAAAAATGTTCCTAATAAAGTTGGTAAAACGACCCCTTTTCGCATAATCATCGTTCCTATGATGAGCAACGTAAAAAGACCGTATAGATAGTGAGATAAAGAAAGCTCCACCATTTAACCTTCCTCTCCGAAAGTAGTGTTCTTTAGCCTATGCAAGCTGTCTGGATTTAGTTCAGTTTGGTGGATGAAGCAATTAAGCGGGGCTTCGTAAAATATAGTCGAATTATATCTTTTATAAAATACAATTAGCGTTTTAAATCTGGCGGAATAGTAAGTTAAACTCTAGTACGATGAAGTTCCATTTCAATGCAGTGGTTATTTTGTTTCGTTCCTCGCTCTCCTACTCAGACTTCAAATAGCAACCATTATGTCTTTACAAACAATCAGCTTAACGAAGCAAAAGTATAGAAGAGAAATTTCCTTTGGATTACTTATTGTATATATGTTTTGAAAATGTATAAGCTGATTTACCACCTTCCATAAAATGAATGTTTTGCAGCTAATAATTACTTCCTACTGTAAATGTATCCATATTTTTCCCACATAGAAAAAGGTTAAGCGAAACATTTGCCCAACCTTTTTCTTTCAAGTCTGCTACATTAAAAGCAATGTCAATAGGGAAAACTTGTTTGTCAAGGAACCCCTTATCGACACTGCTTTTATTGTTTGCGAAAAAGTCTTATCCCTGCACTAGTACAACTAACAGGTTCAAAGGGGCTGAACAACGTCACCCTCAGCCAGTGGGCTCCCCTTAACGACTTTAGATACTTATTCTATTGGTAAAAGCTTTCTTGCATTTACTAATTAGAAATTCAAAAAGCAGCTTCTTCTATACTAAAGCCATGTATTCATTTACATCTTTGATGCATTCCTGAATAGCCTCTTCCCAAAATGCCGTTTGGCTTAAATCTACTCCTAA
This genomic interval from Virgibacillus pantothenticus contains the following:
- a CDS encoding carbon starvation CstA family protein, yielding MSGILVAFIGMVVFALGYRYYSKFVAEKIFRLDPNYLTPAHRYNDGVDFVPTNKFVLWGHHFTSVAGAAPILGPAIAVYWGWLPAFLWVILGTVFAAGVHDFGTIVLSVRNKGQSVGTLAHRLIGQRAKILFLFIILILVLMVNAVFAWVISNLFISYPASVLPVFIQIPLAIWIGYAVYKRNIKMLVPSVIALAVMYLAAILSSKMEWMQIDLVQWMGGEGSAGIFGLGAVSSAFFIWIIILMVYVYIASTLPVWKLLQPRDFINSHQLVVGLAILYLGLIFINPEMTAPVTNPHADTPWLPLLFITIACGAISGFHGLVSSGTSSKQLDKETDARFVGYAGAVGEGILALVSIIAVATFFTSTADFSAVYSSFANANADGLGTFVEAAAVLAGGIGIPADVAVTIVSIIVVSFAATTLDTSVRLMRYIIAELGSEYKLPILTKTHVATSIAVLSSAALVLLPEGPKGFGSGGYQLWPLFGTANQLLAAISLMLIAVWLKRLGRNYAVVIIPMIFVMVMTLYAMFQQVMFEWSWAGTEPNTLLFVLGAIIFVFAIWIIITAFSVLSGNAQQNIDD